One window from the genome of Planococcus sp. MSAK28401 encodes:
- a CDS encoding VanZ family protein: MFKTLKSKKLVKILLFLVSLLIGSWLYVSFFMNLLPRFFGNMENIEKNILAVLIIVITTYILLLILLRIDSKKERYVLLGLYLLVLILGLLRLDPQHRYATGEIGLNPLGFISDISGDEAAFYVMAINLLIFVPFYFLLAYANILKGCWSRLLIFELFILLIEYLQFQFNFGLFDVSDIFLYNIGFLVGYVVSLPVLKFLK; encoded by the coding sequence GTGTTCAAGACATTAAAATCTAAGAAATTAGTAAAAATCCTATTATTTTTGGTGAGTTTGTTAATCGGAAGCTGGTTGTATGTAAGCTTTTTTATGAATTTATTGCCACGTTTTTTCGGCAATATGGAAAATATCGAAAAGAACATTTTAGCCGTTTTGATTATTGTCATTACTACCTACATATTGCTGCTAATTTTACTTAGAATCGACAGCAAAAAAGAAAGATATGTTCTTCTAGGTCTTTATTTATTGGTCTTAATTTTAGGGTTATTGCGCCTTGACCCACAGCACCGGTACGCCACTGGAGAGATCGGATTAAATCCACTTGGTTTTATTTCAGATATATCGGGCGACGAGGCTGCTTTTTACGTCATGGCCATCAATCTATTGATTTTTGTCCCTTTTTATTTCTTGTTAGCATACGCCAATATTCTTAAAGGATGTTGGTCCAGACTTCTCATTTTCGAACTATTTATTCTTTTAATTGAGTACCTACAGTTCCAATTTAATTTTGGCCTTTTTGATGTCTCGGATATTTTCCTGTATAACATTGGTTTCTTAGTAGGATATGTTGTTTCTTTGCCTGTTCTAAAGTTTTTAAAGTAG
- a CDS encoding RNA polymerase sigma factor gives MGKQELSHREEIEKNSESDAEIILNQLFREYATDLKKVAYLYINDHSECEDIIQEVYISCFQNLSKFRSESNYKTWLTRITINKCKDHQRLWRIKNIIYKPINNLIKKEISAEDQYFYRQHSKVILEQVSLLPTKFKEVLILYYFQEMTMQEVSEILEINHNTVKSRLLRGKNALLKNLERRNINGSF, from the coding sequence ATGGGTAAGCAAGAACTTTCACATAGAGAAGAAATAGAAAAAAATTCAGAAAGTGATGCAGAAATAATTTTAAACCAGCTCTTCCGAGAATACGCCACTGACCTTAAAAAAGTTGCTTACTTATACATAAATGACCATTCTGAATGTGAGGATATCATCCAAGAAGTTTATATCAGTTGCTTTCAAAATCTGTCTAAATTTAGAAGTGAATCGAATTATAAAACATGGTTAACTCGAATCACCATTAACAAATGTAAAGACCATCAACGACTTTGGCGTATAAAGAATATTATTTATAAGCCCATAAATAATTTAATAAAAAAAGAAATCTCAGCAGAAGATCAATATTTCTATCGCCAGCACTCTAAAGTAATACTAGAACAAGTTTCCTTACTTCCAACTAAGTTTAAAGAAGTCTTGATTTTATACTACTTCCAGGAGATGACAATGCAGGAAGTGAGTGAAATTCTTGAAATTAACCACAACACGGTTAAATCTCGGTTGTTACGAGGGAAAAACGCACTTTTGAAGAATCTGGAGAGGAGGAATATAAATGGATCATTTTAA
- a CDS encoding helix-turn-helix transcriptional regulator yields the protein MNNKLKEFREKNNYSQDGLAKELGVSRQTIISIEKGRYNPSLPLALQIGKIFDTYIEDIFFLDETVE from the coding sequence GTGAATAATAAACTGAAGGAATTTCGGGAAAAAAATAATTATTCACAAGACGGGTTGGCAAAGGAGTTGGGCGTCTCCAGGCAAACGATTATTTCGATTGAGAAAGGGAGATACAATCCATCCCTTCCTCTCGCTTTGCAGATAGGTAAAATATTTGATACTTATATCGAGGATATTTTCTTTTTGGATGAGACTGTTGAATGA
- a CDS encoding permease, which translates to MAKSAPNSEAYTLLSFAVMSFPLSYLSPQFSQKDERIRMIREKAMFISSLAFLVYSFVLTSALGFNLIHLSAIEAINILIALMISTIFISMVFFARKY; encoded by the coding sequence ATGGCGAAAAGCGCTCCAAATTCTGAAGCTTACACTCTGCTTTCTTTTGCTGTCATGTCTTTTCCTTTAAGTTATTTATCACCACAATTCAGCCAAAAAGACGAGCGTATAAGGATGATCCGGGAAAAAGCCATGTTTATCTCTAGCTTAGCTTTCTTAGTCTATTCGTTTGTCCTTACATCAGCTCTTGGCTTTAATCTTATCCACTTGTCTGCAATCGAAGCCATCAACATCCTGATCGCCCTCATGATCAGCACCATCTTTATCTCAATGGTTTTTTTCGCCCGAAAATATTAA